A DNA window from Setaria viridis chromosome 2, Setaria_viridis_v4.0, whole genome shotgun sequence contains the following coding sequences:
- the LOC117841962 gene encoding zinc-finger homeodomain protein 9 has product MEAMDVKYKPLMFPNGAAVKKVKPAAVVPAAVAAAGEPLYRECLKNHAASLGGHAVDGCGEFMPSPGANPADPTSLKCAACGCHRNFHRRAVEGSPPPPAPLALPPPPVPASVLHGQPHRGGEETPEDRLPGVADDSDSDSDGSEYDEERSVSPPPPPHHVLAPVAQQPPPPAYFTIPSASHMLLSLGSGAQGAAAQRLPPAQLTPSSAPPPGGAMPRKRFRTKFTAEQKQRMQELSERLGWRLQKRDEAIVDEWCRDIGVGKGVFKVWMHNNKHNFLGGHSARRSASSSAPAGPGGGAAPVHTSTANAGVAAPSFSPSAITPPPPVLTSSPPTATGFNINGAASSAPTVTAGHPDNVNGPSSPQSA; this is encoded by the coding sequence ATGGAAGCCATGGACGTCAAGTACAAGCCCCTCATGTTCCCCAACGGCGCCGCCGTCAAGAAGGTTAAGCCGGCGGCcgtggtgccggcggcggtggcggcagcgggggagCCGCTGTACCGCGAGTGCCTCAAGAACCACGCCGCGAGCCTGGGCGGCCACGCCGTGGACGGCTGCGGGGAGTTCATGCCCTCGCCGGGGGCCAACCCCGCCGACCCGACGTCGCTCAAGTGCGCGGCGTGTGGGTGCCACCGCAACTTCCACCGCCGGGCGGTGGAgggctcccctccgccgcccgcgccgctggcgctcccgccgccgcccgtgccggcgAGCGTGCTGCACGGCCAGCcgcaccgcggcggcgaggagacgCCCGAGGACCGGCTCCCGGGCGTCGCcgacgactccgactccgactcggacGGCTCCGAGTACGACGAGGAGCGGTCGGtgtccccgccgcccccgccgcaccACGTGCTGGCGCCGGTGGCGCAGCAGCCGCCCCCGCCAGCGTACTTCACAATCCCGTCGGCGTCGCACATGCTGCTCTCGCTCGGCTCCGGCGCGCAGGGGGCCGCGGCGCAGAGGCTGCCCCCCGCCCAGCTGACGCCGTCGAGCGCGCCGCCCCCCGGGGGCGCGATGCCGAGGAAGCGGTTCCGCACCAAGTTCACCGCCGAGCAGAAGCAGCGGATGCAGGAGCTCTCGGAGCGGCTCGGGTGGCGGCTGCAGAAGCGCGACGAGGCCATCGTCGACGAGTGGTGCCGCGACATCGGCGTCGGCAAGGGCGTCTTCAAGGTCTGGATGCACAACAACAAGCACAACTTCCTCGGCGGCCACAGCGCCCGCcgcagcgcctcctcctccgcccccgccggccccggcggcggcgccgcgccggtcCACACCTCAACCGCCAACGCCGGCGTCGCCGCACCGTCATTCAGCCCGTCCGCCAtcacccctccccctcccgtcctcacctcgtcgccgcccaccgccaccggctTCAACATCaacggcgccgcctcctccgcccccaccgTCACCGCCGGCCACCCGGACAACGTCAACGGACCCTCGTCGCCGCAGTCCGCATAA